The following is a genomic window from Tripterygium wilfordii isolate XIE 37 chromosome 19, ASM1340144v1, whole genome shotgun sequence.
TTTAATAGTTTTGTATTTCTGTTCCCCTAAAAGATAAGTTAGTAGCAAATGGTATCATCATGACGATATCTTGTTTTGAACTTTTTTGGTTTCTAAATTGTCTTATTGATACTTCAGGTTGTCAAAGCTGCACAAGGGCGGATACCTGTGTTCTTGGATGGTGGTGTTCGACGTGGAACAGACGTCTTCAAGGCATTGGCACTAGGAGCATCTGGCATATTCGTAAGTTTTGAACTGTCGTATGATCTATACCAAAATTATGGCAACAATGATACATAATCACTTTAAGCTATAGATATCTTATGAAAGTTATATAAAATGATGGGTATTGGATGATGATATTGTCCATTACCAGATGGCCAAAGATATATCGTATCTCGTCAAAACCTTTTGTTCCTTGTAAAATTAtctatctcatttgcattaatTTATGATTAACTTGTGACTAGTCAACTGGTGgttaaaattttcttcttgaaGAATTTCATATCCATACACAAAAgcttattttgtattttgtaacAAAATGAAAATGTCCGTTGGCGTCCATAATCGGCATTAGTAATCATTATGGAGAATTGTGGCTATTATGGCCTTTCTGTATCAATACATTCTTCTTATTAATTCCTTCCACGGTGCCATTCTTTATACACTGGTGTTTAGATAGATCATTAATATGGTTATGAATTTCTTCTGAGACATTCTTGGATTGATGGTTATTTATTGTCGTCTCAGATTGGACGGCCTGTGGTGTTCTCGTTGGCTGCGGAAGGAGAGGCTGGTGTGAGAAAAGTACTTCAAATGCTGCGTGATGAGTTCGAGCTAACCATGGCACTAAGTGGCTGCCGTTCTCTCAAGGAAATCACTCGTAATCACATTGTGACTGACTGGGACGTCCCACTCCCTCATCCGGTACCCAAGTTATAGAAATTGCTCGAAGATAACTTGTTTTATAAACCCTAATGCACGTATACTTAATGTGTATTTGAGTCTTCAAGAAATCTGCCTATTTCTGAAGAGAACTTGTTTCACTTTCGACGACTCTGAGAGAATTCTGGGACTTTGGTCTTTTTTCATTTTCGATGCATTTTCATGGCTACCTTCTGCTTCATTGTatatatctctatatatattgGTCTTACAATGGGACTTGCTTGAATCTATGGGTTTATAAAAACATGTACTCTGCTTTTCCTAATATTATACTGTATTACCTTATCTTCAACACAAGTATTAATTGTGTTTAGGCCactaatgtgttttttttttttttttattctttttggtATGGCCACtaatttgttttgaatgaaGATGGGACACTCATACATTAATTTTTCCAAAACAGAATGTATGGTTAAGTGGGTCTTACATATATGTTtgtaatcaatggttatttaaCATGTCATATAGATTTGGGGATAAAATAAGGGTCTTATTTTGAGTGGATGTAGCATTACTTTTACTAAAACTATCCACTATTCATTGCAAATCAAACAATTATATTAGAGCAACCATAATGATGGTTTTTTATTGGGGCATGGATAATATATAgagatttgtgttttgttgatgtggttgtattgagagacgtgttttgctgcTATGGCTGGGAATGAAAATAAGATGGTTTTTGTATTGGTACAATTGTGTAAATTTACtggtttgatttttgtgtaatagaggtgagactcaatattaatttaaaggTAAAAATGTGTTTGTGTAAGATGTGGGCCCAATTTTGAGCCTACATGGAAGCATTGCATGTTTCATGCCCCCATGTTGAGGCAATTAAAAAGAGGCCAACAAATAGTTCTTGTTGGAACAAAAGAAGTTTTAATGGGCCACCAACAAAATATCACTTTTTGCCTCTCATGTCCAAACAAAAgtttaccattgcatttgttagttttcaaaattaaataattggCTATATTTTGATTCCAAAATATTATAAGGATTTGGGCCCTCGTAATTGTGCATAAACGAGTTGTAGTGGATAAATAATTATAGGTTGAAAAATCAACTCCTAGCCGTTAGGCTATAGTGGTAAAAAATCGGCATGTTCAAGTCCAATAAATTAGGCCTAGGACTGGGTCGAAATTATCGGTTAACCGACCCATTAtcacagacaaaaaaaaaaaaaaaaccaacccaTCGGCCGATCGGTATTGTATTGTTAACCGACCCACAGAGTCGGGCCGATAATGGCCACCGACCCATTCATTTGTGGATCGGTTAATGGTTTCAACAATTTAATGAAATTGGGCCAAAATCCCTTAAATTAATTAACAACTTAAATGGCCCAACTTATGTCTTATAATAACAGTAACACAAACATCAAACTTAAATGGCCCAAGCCCATCTCTTAAAGTCTAAAAGACTCAAAGACCAAAGTATCGGTCAAACTCAAAGACTCaaagtttcaattttcaaaggaTATTCACGAATCACGATTTCACTCATAATTCACATACTTACTCACTCAGTCTCACTCTCCCCGTCTCTCATTCTCATCGTTTCAACTCGCACGAACCCTAGAAGCAAAGCGACAGAGAAGCCTCTCAGTCTCAGTCTCAGACTTTGTCTGTCTTCATCCCGCAAGGCAGCAAGGAAGCTTCTCAATTCTCAGTTCAGACTCTCAGTCTCAGGAGTCAGGGCCCCAATTTTTAATATCTTCTATGTCTCAACTCAGGTAACCGTAATCCATAAGGCTTAGGCGCTTATCTATGATTCTATCTATGTAGTGTCTAATCTCTATTCTCTAACTCTCTATGATTTTGTTTTGCGATTTGGAATTAGGGATTAGGGTTTACTGATTTAGGGTTAGGGATTGTATATTTGTATCATTGTATGTGGATTTGGAGATTTTGAGTTCGGATTTAGCCTGCTATTTGCTACTTTTTGCTTGTTGCTTGTCTGTTTGAAGTTTGATTATGGAtcaaaagaatgaaaattaAGAGATTTTGAGTagattttgtaattttaatgTTTGAATGCCTTGCTATAATGTTCAATTGATTAGAATCAAATTGTTCAGTTACTTACTTACTTGTAGAGTGCAGACTATCATATATTGATTATATTCTGATATTCATTGTCTCTGTGATGTCCAAATCTAATTATtcaacatattttaatttttacccATTGTTTAGTCAGTGTTCTGTTAACCTATGATTATGTTTTATACTTCTGTGACCTTGATGTAGCGATGTACAACTCCAATTGTTATTGTTCTAAATCAGTGAATCTTCTAATGCTTATGCATAAATTAGAATGACGAAGAGACGAGCCCCAAGGGCATCAATCTCTCAACCTGAAGTTATTCAACATCAACCTACTCAGCAGCAGGCTCAAGTAAGTGTCACTCAGCCAATTGAGCGAACACTTACACAAGAAACAATTTTTAAGCTGGGAATTATGTTATACCTCCGATGGCGGTTTGCAATTATTGCAAGACAAAGGAGTATCCATGTGGATCAAAAAGTCATGGAACAACTAATATGAGGCATCATGTGTTTAAATCTTGCTCGGAATCTCCGGTTAGGGAGGACAAGGGTGATCCTAAGCAACCATTATTGACAAAAGACCCCAAAGGTGAGCTTGTTCCATTACACTATGATAAAGAATATGCTAAGAAGAAGCTTATAGAATGATAGTGATAGATGAGCTCTCATTCAATATGGTAGAGGGAGCCGGGTTTAGAGCTTTTTGTCAAGCTTTAAACACTCAATTTCTTGTTCCATGTCACAAGACAATGGCACAAGGTGTCATGACTTTGTTCCTAGAGGAGAAGGCAATGCTTATAAGTATCTTGTGTGGTGGCACAAGAGTGTCTCTCACTACAGACACTTGGACATCCatacaaaatattaattatatggtGCTCACAGCCCATTTTATGGATGATGATTGGAATTTACACAAAAGAATACTCTCCTTTTGTCAAATTGTCAACCATAAGGGTGAAACCATAGCTACAACTTTAGAGAAGTATTTGTTGGGGGATTGGGGTATTGTGAGAATTTTTTCAATTGCGGTGGATAATGCATCGGCCAATGACAAGGCAATTGACATTCTAAAAGGAAGGCTTGTTAGGAGTAAGGGAGTTGTGTTAGATGGAGCTTATTTGCATATGAGGTGTTGTTGTCATATTCTGAATTTGATTGTACAAGAGGTATGAATGTGTGTTGTCTGAGTCAATTGAAGGAATTAGATTGGCGGTTAAGTGGGTAAGATCATCACCACAAAGATTAGAGAAATTTAGAGAATTTGCTCATAATGAAGGTATAAGAGGGCTGCCAATTGTATGCATGAATGTTTGTACCAGGTGGAACTCCACATATCTTATGTTGGAACAAGCCTTGAAGTTTTCCAAGGTGTTTGACATGTTGAGTCTATTAGACTCGGGGTTCCAAGACTATTTCAAGGACCATAAGAACACTAGGTGCTCGAATGCTATGGATTGGATGAATGCCAAGGAGTTTGTCtcttatttgaatgtgttttATAAAGCAACCCTCAAATTGAGTGCTTCTAAAACACCCACTGCGCATTTGGTCTTCAAACAATTGTTGAATATTCAAATGGTATTGGATAAGGCGATAATGAAGCCACAAGATACATTGCATAGGCATAAGGTGGCAGCAAACATgaaaaagaagtttgaaaaATATTGGGGGAATTGGGAGAATGTGAACAACTTTATTTATCTTGCGGTTGTTCTTGATCCAAGATACAAGCTGCCTTATTTGGGTTTCCAACTAAATAAGGTAGGGATGGATAGTGAGTTGGTGAAAAAGATACAAGATgaggtaaaaaaaaatgcttcatGACATGTTTAGAGAGTATGGAGAGAGCCATCCTAGAAGAAATCAACCAATTGATGGTGAAAATGTTGGTGATAGTgatgaaggagatgaagagggTAGTGAtaatgaggatgaggatgaggatgatatGTTATATCATCAATCTCTAAGGGAAATCAAGTCGTTGCATTAAGTGATGAGGTTGATAGATACTTGCATGAACCTCACTTGGAGGTTAAGAagaataagttcaaaattttgccTTATTGGAAAGCAGAGTCAGGTAGATTCCCAATTTTCACTAAGATTGCCAAGGACATATTTGCAATGCCGGTTTCTAGTGTGGCATCCGAATGTGCATTTAGTGTGGGATCAAGGGTTGTGGATCCTTTTAGGAGTTGTTTAACTCCTAGAATGGTGGAGGCATTGGTATGCACAAGTGATTGGCTTAGGGCGGATGGATTTAGCTATTACAAGGATCCAACTCATCTTCAACTAGAGCTTTATGCAACCTTGGAAGAAGTTGAACAAGGTACCCTTTTATACTTTATCCATTTATAATTTTACATTATAATTTGACATTTTATGTAATTAGAGATTCATGCATTCATTTATGCTTTGATTTATGAAATTTTAGAGATTTTATCAACTCAAAATCTTCGAGGAATGCCTATTGGTGGTAGTACTTCAGCAGCTCATACATATGATAcattcgtacaaggttccaccACCTAAGGTACTAAACAATTAAACATTATAAACTGTCTATGTATTCTATATTCTGTAATCTGTCTATATATTCTGCTTCTACAATCTGTCTAAGTGTCTATGTATTCTACATTTTGCATTCTGCAATCTGTATGCATTACCTTGATACTTCTGAATCTGATGCCATTGTGATTGTAGTGAAGCTGTTGCAGAGTGGAGACTGCAGTGAAGTTGCCTGCTTCCTGATGGTGCTACTGAATGATGTGGAATTCTGCACTCTAAAGATCTTGTTTTGActcttttttattgtttttaattttgtttgttactttgtttATTGACTAGTTAATTCTGGGATTGATGGCTGGCTTGATGCCTCTACAGCTTTACTTCTGCCTTGTAATCTGTATTAGTGGGTTGCTGCCTTGCTGAATGCTTGCTGGTTGCTTGATGCACTTACTTATTTTGTTGGATTTTCTCAGTTGCATTTACATGTTTATGTTATGCATATGGAATTGGAACTTGGAAGTATGGATTATTGGATTGTCATTAATTATTATGGATTTGGAATTTTTGATTATGAATGTTTATGGAGTTATGGACCTTATTATGGTGCTATTGCCTACTGCTGGTGGCTGGTGCCAATGTGCcgttgtgatttgtgaatgaTAATGTGATTTATTGATTTGTGGACATTGGACAGTGGAGTGATGGACAATGTGGAGTGTGGTCTTGTTACTTGTTAGTTGTTAATCAATTAATATTCTTAAGTTCTTAGTTCTTACAGAGTTATAGTAATACAATTaactattttatgatttttttgtgtttttatatgattttaagatttttcattgattattacttatttagttatttgataattttgaatattgatttcttgattatttgatttattttagaCTTTTTCAATAGTCTGATACTCTAATGATATATAGATAGAATAGTATTAGTGAGAAATGAGAATACAGATGACAGATCAATGAAACTGTgaaagagaattcagaattgaATAGGGTCGGTTGTTGGTAACAACCGACCTATAGTGCAACCGACTTTATCGGTTGCCATCCATCACCCGACCCATAAAGGTCGGGCCGATAATGGTCTTACAAATCCTTAAAAGTCGGTTTGTCGGGTCGGGCCGATAATTGACCAATAACCAACCGACTCGACCCAATCCCAGGCCTACAATAAATTATTTGACTAACCAGACCTAAGACCCATACTTTATGTACGAATACACCAATGGATTAGCTACAAGTAAGCCCACAGCCTACTCTAAGTATGACAGCTATACACTATACTTTTACCATTCATATCAGGTGCATGACTAGACACACAGTAGGTTAATGCATATGTTCATCATATATGATTCAAAGATCAGTTCCATACATTGTTTGAACTCACGACATTTAGTTATGAGCTTGGAGCTGACTAAGATGCTAGGAAAATTCCTATGCTCATCAACCTTCCACCAAGGAATTCTATGAGATGATTAGAACTAGCTTTAGGCTATTGTTTCTAAAGAATATGGAGTTGTACGATCACATTTTTCATTGAAGAATTTAGATCGTACATGGCATAGCATCATTGAGCTCAATTCACTCAAGTGTGCAACATCGGTCAATGTGTGCATGAAATTCAAGTGAACCGTGTATGGGACTTTTTTTGAGCTGAAGTTTAATTAAAAATACTTCTAGATGGTCTCTTACACATTGGAGGGAAGCTTGGTAGTTATTTGAATTCAAGACAAAAAGAATGGAGCTCAAATACTTGGAGGAGTATGTGCCAACAATGTTGTTACCCAAAATAGACCAACATATGGTATTATAAAGGGCCggccctctctctcttttttagaAATGGAATGGTCTTTGTTTGGCTGAAATTGAGGAGGAATTTGAGCTTCTATGAACGAGCCTTGAATTACTTCAAACAAGTCCTTACTTGGAGATTTCATGGAGATTTCTCGGAGTCAAAAGCAATGGTCAAGATTGAATAGTACAGTGCATTACATGGCTATGAATTGAAGAAGCTTTCATGAAGCAGATTTTAAGAGACTTTTTGATCTAATGGTTGAGCTTGAAGTTGCAACATTCCTTGGAGATTAAGCTCCTCCCAAACGGTTAGATATTGAATGGCCAAGGTTTTATGAAGTTTGATTAATCAAGGGCCAAGATTAGAAGCTACATGGATTGTTGAGATGAAGATTTGAAGAAGATCCGATGGTCAAGATTTTTTAGAGACATTGGATCAAAGAGGGGTCTCCTCTCTCATTTCAATTTGGAGAAGCCCTTGCAATCAAGAAAGAAATTTTACTCACAACCTTGTTCAAGCTTTCAAGCCTTCAATCTACACTTGCTTCTACCCGACCCACTTCATAGACTCTCTCATCATTTTACTTTTGCAAAGAGATGGTGATACACATCTTAGGCTCTGTTCGTTACTCTCAAGAACATATCACTTGCCCTTATTTCAAACCCTACCTGTGAGCTTGCTTCTTGTAATGTTGATTGTTCTCCACTAAATTAGCTTAGAGCTATCCTTGCGAGAACCTATTTCATACACTTGTAAAAAGTCTTTTTGTTAGGACATTGCAAACCTTAAAAGTTTGTGAGGGTTCTTAGAAGCACTTggtgtattgagttttgtgatGCTCTTGGCAAAATCACAAGTTAGTTGAGTTGGAAAagtcctaggttggtgaacctaggtagtggaAGTATGAGAAAGGTATCCGAACCACCCTAAAATCATTGTATTGATTTTTGCTTGTCTGAGTATTTACTTGCTTTCAAACCTATTTTTGGTCATTGTGGACCTtgcattaaataattttatccCCTTGTATGTTGAGCACGTGTGTGAGGTTGTTTGCTTTCTTAATGGAGAACATTGGATCGCGAGGTTGCATGTTTtaatgatttaatttttttgatcttgaaattgatcaaatctACCCTCTCTCGGTTCACTCGGTAATTGTGTGATTTTGGACttcattttcatatatatatgtgtgtctgGATTAATAAAATAGCTCAAGCCAAATCAGCATGGCAAGTGGAGATACTAGGTCAGCCTGACACATCACGTTAGAAAGAGAATACTTATCTTGCTAACAAACGTTCAAAGGCATAGAAGATCAAATATTAAGGGATCAGGGGATCAAGGATTAAGAGAGATTTGGTCATACCATGATTCTCCATATCCTACCTACCATTCTAACAACCATGCATGTCTAAGGAAACACCTAGACTCAACCCAAAGAATGAAGACTTCCTGATGAAATCCTAGGGAATATTCAAACTCAAACTAGAAGGATCATGAAGAATCCTCATATCACAACGAATGATCAATATCTCAACAGATTTGGGATATGAAAAACCCAACAGATACTACCTACAACACTATAAAAGGAGGATGACCAGACTCATCCTAGGTATGCTCTCACAACCGAGACATTTCACTTCCACTTTGATTCTCTAAATACGAttactaacttgagcgtcggagtgtgCCCAGGCCACGAAGGGCTGCCCTTTCCATTGTTCTTACAGGATTCATGGAGGCTTGCCGCTTAGTAAGCCATATCATCAGTTGACGTGTGGATCGTCTAGATTTTTGCttccacaatatatatattattcatttaAGTGTTGTTAGCTTGCGTATCAAATTTGGTTGCATTTGGAGTTAATTTGCTAGGTGAATAAAAGTCCAGCGATTCTAGGTCTAGAATTGTGcattttgttattgttgttaaATTGGTGATATTAGGTTCCTTAGATACTTCATTTGACATACCATTTATTTTTTGAGTGATTTGGCATTATTTTGATCACCCTAGGATTGAGCCCTAGTTAACCTGTGCGCATACTTGTCATTTTGATGAAATTTGCATTCTAGGTCAAATTGTATTCTAAGTGTCGTTTTGGTGCATTGACTTGATTATCTTGACATTCACTACATTAGGTATCACATTTGTGCATTGATTGAAAATTGACTAAGTCAATCACTTCGAGACTTACACTATGTGTTGTGGTATTTGGTGATCACTTAGGTCAAAATTATTTTAGGGGTTCCTATTTAGAATTTGGGggcacaattcaccccctcttaTGTGAGTCTAGATCCCTCATTGGTGACATTCTTTGTGTTACCAATCATATCAAGTCCTCCTTCCTGACACACGCCAACCCCAAATCATTCTTTTACAGGTCATCCTTGGGACTTGGCTCTGCCTGGTGTGATGTCACTATCTTTACTTTACCCAAACTATGTAGACCCTTTTCTATGGAGAAGGGAGGACAAACCATAAAGAACTAAGCTTACCCGAGCTTGTTCCCTCTAAAAGCTTACACTACACTCTTTCTCTTCATCATCtcatcaaacattttttttcatcGCGCCACCTGCACTACAAGAAACATCTTCTTTAGAGGCTCTTGATATCGGAGCTCAAGAAAAAAGGGACAACGCTGAGAACGTAATATGACACTCGATATGCAAGTGTCGTTACTTAAAATCTTTGTCGCCACTTAGTACGAAACTTTTACAAAATTCCATAAGTTATGCATGACTAATAACACCTTACAATatgttaattacattatttctcATTATTAGTGCCATATATTATTTTGGTGACACAAAATAATATTATCTATCGACATTTCTCTACAAAAGTTCCATTTGTGATTTTTATCACCAACATTTTCTTCAAAGAACGTGTTGATGCAATAATTCAACAATCAAATTGTTTGTGAATAATTTGGAGAGAGTAAAACAAGACAGAAAGGTTTATGTGGTTCGACAAtgtgcctaggtccacggtacAGAACTATTGGATGTTCTCCTCCCCTTCTTCGTTGCTCATGGCTTCCTTTTATACTTGTCTTGTGCAGTTATCAACAGTTTGCAATGGTTGGAGAAGTTGGTAGCAGTTGAGGAAGTTTTATGTTAGTTTTAGACATAACCGTTGGTGTGGAATTGCCTTATCTTCTCCTTCGTAATTCGGCGGTCTGATCGGCCTTTGTGTATTGGCCTTTTGTATTtgtatcggctttgtattgccttgTTTGACCAAGTCCTTTTGGACTGTATGTTTTGGTCTCAAATATGTTGGGCTTTATTGTCCTTGTCTCTGTGGACTTATGTTTTGGTGTGACTATTAATATTTGGATTGGGTTGACCTTGACCCATATAATCGAGTGGGGTTGAACTTAACCCCTACAATTTGCCCCCTATTTTTGAGTTTATTTTAactcaaaaatattttgttttacgGATGTTTCGTCTTTCTGACTTCTTGTTTTTTCAAGCTTGTACTGCTCTGTTTGTTCATAAGAACTAAGGAATGTAATTTGTCCTGCAAAAGTAAAGCTTTTTCTTGCAGGTTCTACAAAAATTATATGATTAGTAAAGGAATGCTAAATAACATATCATTAAAAATTACTGTAATAAATATAACATAGAGTTATCATTGAAGAGGCCAATTTAGAGGCCAGTTATGTAATAC
Proteins encoded in this region:
- the LOC119986196 gene encoding uncharacterized protein LOC119986196, translated to MPVSSVASECAFSVGSRVVDPFRSCLTPRMVEALVCTSDWLRADGFSYYKDPTHLQLELYATLEEVEQEILSTQNLRGMPIGGSTSAAHTYDTFVQGSTT